Proteins encoded together in one Salarias fasciatus chromosome 17, fSalaFa1.1, whole genome shotgun sequence window:
- the arl1 gene encoding ADP-ribosylation factor-like protein 1, with product MGAFYSIFNGLFGTREMRILILGLDGAGKTTILYRLQVGEVVTTIPTIGFNVETVTYKKLKFQVWDLGGQTSIRPYWRCYYSNTDAIIYVVDSSDRDRMGISKSELVAMLEEEELKKAILVVFANKQDMEQAMTPTEVANALGLPALKDRKWQIFKTSALKGHGLDEGMEWLVDSLNNRQ from the exons ATGG GTGCTTTCTATAGTATCTTCAACGGCCTGTTCGGCACCAGAGAGATGAGGATTTTAATCCTGGGTTTGGACGGAGCAGGAAAAACCACAATTCTGTACCGGCTACAGGTCGGAGAGGTTGTCACCACCATTCCTA CTATCGGCTTCAACGTGGAGACCGTCACCTACAAGAAGCTGAAGTTCCAGGTCTGGGATCTGGGAGGACAGACCAGCATCAG gCCCTACTGGCGGTGTTACTACTCCAACACGGACGCCATCATCTACGTGGTGGACAGCAGCGACCGCGACAGGATGGGCATCTCCAAGTCGGAGCTGGTGGCCATGCTGGAG gaggaggagctgaagaaggccATCCTGGTGGTGTTCGCCAACAAGCAGGACATGGAGCAGGCCATGACGCCCACCGAGGTGGCCAACGCTCTGGGGCTCCCCGCCCtcaaagacaggaagtggcagaTCTTCAAGACGTCGGCGCTGAAGGGCCACGGgctggatgaagggatggagtg gttGGTGGACTCCCTGAACAACCGGCAGTAA